The genomic DNA GCCAGAAGAAACAAAAGTTCAAGAGAATATAAGCTAATATTAAAACCCTCAACCGTTAATGTTGAGGGTTTTTGAAATTAATAATCAGTCACGATTAAGTTTCTCTCTAAGTAAGATTCTATAATTTCACTAATTTGGAATGATACTTGAGGTAAGTCATAATTTTGTAATGAATGCTCGCACTGAGCTTTGTAAGCCATTGTATCATCATAATGATTCATATGGCGCTGAATTGCTAACTCATCATCACCACGCTCTTTTTGCCTCTGCATCACAGTATCTCTGTCAGCGTAAACAAAAATTCGTACAACTTGATCTCCGTACATATTTTTTAACAATTGTGCACCTTCAGTATTTAATGTTAAATAAACAATCTTATGCTTGTTAAAGATTTTTTGGATATCGAGTTCACGAATACCATAATAGTATCCATCTATTTGAACACTCTCTAGAAATTCATCTTGCTGTTTCATCTGTAGAAAAGTTTCTTCACCTACAAAGTGATAATCCTTTCCGTGTGTTTCGAAGGGACGGGGTGGGCGCGTAGTAAATGAGGGGATCGTTTCCATGTCAAACGTTGTAGCCACCATTTTGGCCAGTGTTTTTCTACCTGATCCATCTGGACCTGTGTAAATAAATATCATCTCTTTATCTTTTAACTTGTACATAAACTCCTCCTTATAAAATAATTATTGATAATTCTGTTAATTATTGTACCATATTTTGGACGAAAGGGACAGATATGAGTGTATAAATGTAGTAAAAAAGAGAAGCAGAGATTTTTCTACTTCTCTCTAGCAAGCTTTTCATGATCTATAAATTGAGGTGGTTGCTCTAACCAACCTCTTTCTATTTGGAGATTTAGACCATCTTCACCATACAGTGCAGCTTTTCGAATGAAGTTGGCATAAAGAGCGCCAACATCATGTCTCATTGAAGTTGACATGGCTGCTCCATATAATGATATTCCAACATTAGATAGTGTACCAATAATAAATAGCATAAGTTGATCACTGAAAGGTGCAGTCGTGGAGTTTGTAAGGTCAGCATCCCAGGTCATAGGGGCAGGTACCTCACTATCTAATAGGATATCATGAACATGACCCACAATATCTTCTGAGATTCTCTTTCCACGAATGAAATATTGTCGAAGTTCCTCTTCACCAATTACTTGCGCAAAACCTAAACATGTTGATTGTCCTAAAACATTATGTATTGAAGTCGTAGTTAAGTGGGTTACTTCTAAAGCTAATAATGGGCGACGATGACCAAAATATCCTCTTAAATAGCTCTGATCGTGAGCGAACTTTACTTCTTCAGGATAGTGCATATTAGGAGTTCTTATGAAAACCCCAATTTTCTGCATGAACGACATGATGTTATTATTAAGATTAACTGCATCATTTAGAAAATCACTATAAATCGCTCGAACATCTTCTCGAGCTGATAACGTAATCGCTGTTCCATGTGAACCTATACCAACTTTACATATATGCCTCATGTATTCAAGGTAAAAAAGATCACTAAATAACTTCGGTGCGTTTGGAATAACATGCTTTTCAACAGGAAATCCAGCTGGAAGTACAATGCTTTCTAAATTAAATAAGCTTTTTACTGTATTCATATGATCTCTTGCAACTTGTATCGTCTGGTCTATCAATGGATTGATATCCTGATTCTCAACAGTTTCCTTAAAGTGAGTCATAAGGCAAACGGTTAAGGAGTCATTAACATATGTAGACCACAGATTAGAAATTTCTGCACTTGATAGTTTAATATTTGAGCTCAATTTTCTGCCTCCACAATCATATTTGCATTATTTATGGCAATTTGTACCTACATATAGCATGTCCCAATTTTATTAAAAAGTTTATTCATTTATAAAATCATTTTTACGGGGGTATTTTGATGGAAACAAAGCATCTAGTTTTTGTGTACGGAACATTACGTAAGGACGAACGAAACCATTTTATCTTAAATGGAGCTAAATGCATTGGAAATCGGGCTTGGACAAAAGGTTACCTTTATGACACTCATCTAGGTTATCCAGTATTACAAGAAAACGAAGAAGGTACAGTCTATGGTGAAATCTACGAGGTTTCAGCAGCACAACTGGAAAAACTAAATGATTTAGAAGGATATTACGGAGAAGGCGAGAACAACTACTATGAGAGAAAGATCCAAGTCATTCATACCGACACTCAAGAATATGAAGCTCTTCTTTATTATAAGCCTAATGCAAAAAGTTCCATGTTTAAAGAATTGATAGATAGTGGCGACTGGATAACTTTTTTAGCGAATAAACGAAAATAAGTAGGAGGAAGACATGATTAACTCAATTCAGGAATGGGTAAAGACGAATGAACAACAAATAAAATCAACGTATAACCATTTACATACAAATGCCGAAATAAGCTGGAAGGAAGTAAATACTACAAAGTATTTATGTCAGCAACTACAGGAGTTAAATCTAAAAGTTGAAACCTTTGAAGACCACCCAGGCGTCATTGGATACTGGGGGAGTGCTTCAGAAGGTCCAACGGTAGGAATAAGAGCTGATATGGATGCACTATGGCAACTTGTTGATGGAGAATGGAAAGCAAATCATAGTTGTGGTCATGATGCGCACATGACAATGGTTCTACATTCTATTAAATGTTTGAAAGAGATTGGGTTTGAGCCTAAGGGGTTAATCAAGATTATCTTTCAACCTGCAGAGGAAACTGGAAAAGGCGCACAAGCATTGATCGAAAAAGGGATTATTGCAGACCTCGATTACTTACTGGGGATTCACTTAAGACCTGTTCAAGAAATGGAATTTGGTGTTGCATCTCCAGCAATTTATCATGGTGCAACTACCTTATTAAAAGGAGAAGTAAAAGGTATCCAAGCACATGGTGCAAGACCCCATTTAGGTATTAACGTGATTGACTCATTAGGAAGCATCCTTCAATCTATTAACTCGGTAAAACTTAACCCGACAGTGTCAGCATCAGCAAAAGTGACAATGGTAAAAGCTGGAGGCGATAATCTTAATATTATTCCAGATTTCGCTGAATTTGGAATAGATGTTCGAGCAGAACGAAATGAACTAATGTCTGAGCTTTTGGAAAAAATCCAGCATGCAGTAACAACCGCTGGTTCAATAAATCATGCAAAGGTCACGATAGAAACACAGGCAACAATGGTCGCAGCCGAACCCAGTCCTGCTTTTGAGAATATGATAGGTGAAGCTATAGTGGAAGCACTTGGAGAAAACGGACTCGTAGCGTCACCAGTCACACCTGGGGGAGAGGACTTCCATTTTTATAAAGCAACCTATCCTAATTTACAAGCCACTGTAGTAGGCTTAAGTACAGGTTTATCGCCAGGATTACATCATCCTGAAATGAGTTTTGATTTAGATGCACTGCTTAATGGGGTGAAGATATTGAGTGTTGCTCTTGTAAAATCATTGAAGCAAAATCTAGAATAAACACCAGTATGTGACACCAATCACATAATTTATCTATCTAACATGTTACGTTATTAATGAGAACTTTTCGCACTTAAAGATGAAACCTATTTGCAAAGGAGTATCTACTATGAGTGAAATCATTAATAACCGTGAACAACAAACTATAAAAGGATCAATTGTTGAGGTAGAGAGAGAGAAACACCCTGAGGATCAACCTGGACATCCCGTGCACACATTTATTTTAGAAAATCAAGCAATCACAAAGTTGGTTGAAACAAAGGTGACAGTTCACTTAGAAGAATTTATTAAGTCAGATTCACCGGAAAGCATTAACAAACTTTTGGAAGATTGCAATTTATTACTTGATATTGATAAGCACTACAGTCGGAAAGAAAACCTATTATTTCCTTATTTAGAGAAGTACGGAATCTATGGCCCCACAAACAATATGTGGAGAATTGATGATTTTATCCGTGATGGAATTAAAGATGCTAAGAGGCTATTAGCAAATTATAATGGGGAGAGCCAAGCGGTTATAGATGTGATGACGTTTGTAATTAATGAAGTTTTGAATATGGTATATCGTGAGGAAAACATCTTATTTCCAATGGCTCTCATGAATTTAACAGAAGATGAGTGGATAAAAATAGCACATGAAAGTGATGAAATTGGTTTATGCTTGATTGATTCAATAGAAGAGTGGTATCCAGACCGTAAAGCAATAAATGAAAATACCCTCTCTGAAGGTTTCATCAAAATGGAAACTGGAATCTTATCGTTAAAACAGCTTGAACTTATGTTAAACCATTTGCCAGTAGATATTACGTTTATTGACCAAGACGATGTTGTTCGGTATTTTTCTCACGGAAAAGAACGTATCTTTGCTAGAACAAAAGCAGTAATTGGACGTACAGTACAAAACTGTCACCCACCTAGAAGTGTACATGTAGTTGAGGACCTCTTAAGAGACTTCAAATCTGGTATAAAAGATACAGAAGATTTCTGGATAAAGTTCCGTGATAAATATGTATATATCCGTTATTTTGCCGTTCGTGATGAGAGTGGGAAATACATTGGTACTCTTGAATTCACACAAAACATAGATCCACTTAAGGCAATCGAAGGTGAAAAGAGGATATTAACTTAACTTTATTAAATTAACCAACTGTTTAAGCTTAAACAGTTGGTTTTTTTGTTCTCCGAAAGGGAATTTCGTGTCAACTGTATGGTAAACTATTACAATAAATTTAACTTACCAGGTTGAAAGGAGCAAGTAAATTAAAATATGTTTTATATTCTAAGTTTTATACTTATTTTTCTATTAACTCTTATCCTCTTTCTAAAGTTACACCCAGTGTTTGGTGGTACATTAAGTGATGAAGAAAAAGAAATGTACCGAACATTTCCGAATTATGTAAATGGTAAATTTGTAAATACATTTGACTTAAACATGAAAATGAGTCCTGCAACGATCGTAACCTTAATGAGAGACGGATTGGTAGGAAAAGAAGAGAGAAGACCAAAGACACCTTTACCTGTTTCTTTCAACAATAAAACTATTTCTAGTGAAGATAATCTGACTTGGTTCGGTCACTCAACGTTCTTACTTAATATAGATAAAAAGCACATTTTAGTTGATCCAATGTTTGGCCAAACTGCTTCACCTGTTTCATTTGCAGGAAGTAAAAGATATAGCAAAGAAGTATTAGCAATTATTGATAAACTTCCTCCTATTGATGCGGTGCTAATCACTCATGATCATTACGATCACCTAGATTATCCATCCATCCTTAAATTAAAAGAAAAAGTAAGTGAATTCTTCGTACCTTATGGTGTTGGCGCACATTTAGTGAGATGGGGAATACAAAGAGATAAAATAAGAGAGTTCAATTGGTGGGAAGAAATACTGTGGTCAGAGTTTACTTTTAGTTTCGTTCCATCACAGCATTTCTCTGGAAGAGGTATTACTAATCGGGACAGTACCTTATGGGGAGGATGGGTCATATTAGGAAAAACTTCAAGGATTTATGTAAGTGGGGATGGGGGATATGGGCCACATTTCAAACAAATCGGAAAGAAATATGGTCCATTTGACCATACAATTGTAGAAGGTGGTCAATACGATCCGCGATGGTCAGCCGTACATATGCAACCTGAGGAATCAGTTCAGGCTCATCTTGATGTGGCTGGGAGAAATATGATACTAAGTCATTGGGGAGCTTTTACATTGGCCTATCATAGTTGGAAGGAGCCCATTGAACGTGCATTAGTAGAAGCGGAAGCAAAAGGGGTCACATTGATAACACCAAAATTAGGTGAAACGGTCCACTTACAATCTAATATGGCTAAGTCTACTTTACCATGGTGGAGAGAGAAAGATTAATTTGAATACAGGGGGATCTCTTTTTATGAATAGCGTGCAGGTGGTTTATGTACTTTTTGGAAAATAAGGAGAAGCATGGTCCAATAAGACCATGCTGTTTTTCTATTAATTGTGTCACCGGGGGCCTGACCCCCGGTGCGGTAAAGTGGTAAAGGAGTAGCCTTTTTTTCTAATTGCATGGATGAGTTCTGGGAGAATGTGTAAGGTTTGTTTTAGTTCGTGAAGTAGAATGATGGCTCCTTCTTCTAAGTGATCAACGACATTGCATATTATTTGTTGAGGCTTATCTTTTAACTCCCAATCTATTGAGGCAATTCTCCACATAACGGTTGTTAATCCTAATTGTTGTGCTGCTTTAAGGGTGTCTTCATTATACCGCCCAAAAGGAGGGCGGAAGTAGTATATCTTTTCACCTGTCATATCTTCAATTACATTAACACTTGTCTTTATATCTTTTAGCTGTTTTTCAAAAGGTAATTTCACTAAATCTTTATGATTAATTGAATGAGTTCCAATAAGATGACCTTCTTTAATTACTCTAAGCCATGGCCTCTCATGGTGAAGCAAGCGGGATTGCCAAAAGAACATAGCGGGCACATTTTCATCCTTTAGGACATCTAGAATCTGCGATAAGATTCTACTTGGACCGTCATCGAAGGTAAGAATAACTGACTTTTCGTTAGGTGATCCAATTGTCACTATATTTTTATCACTTGAGTCGTACACGACCCTTGTTTGATCAACCACTCATGGACTTTTATTCATACCAACATTTCTCCTTTACCTAACTATAAACAAGCTCTTTCACTTCTTCCGAACTCGAATGATAAATTAGATTAAACTCTTTGTCACTGAACTCATTAGGAGAGCCATCAAAAACAACTTCTCCTTCTTTTAACGCGATGAGTCTTGTAGCAAATCGTTTCGCTAACTCTACGTCATGAACATTGATTATCGTCAATAAGTTGTGTCTTTCGTGTATTTCTTGTAGCAAAGTAAAAATGCGAGTAGAGGTACCAGGATCAAGGCTTGACACCGGCTCATCACCAAGAAATACGTTTGGATTCTGAAGCAATGCACGAGCAATTCCTACTCTTTGTTTTTGACCTCCACTTAATTGCTCTACTCTTCGATTCATTTGAGAATTTAATTCTACATCTTCAATGGCTTGCTTGGCACGGTCAATTTCTTCTTGTGAAAACCATCCAAGTAAATTTTTAAAAGTAGATCGATACCCAAATGTACCTGTTAAGACATTTTGCATTACTGTGAGTCGGGGGATGAGGTTAAAATGTTGGAAAATCATTCCCATTTCACGCCTAACAATGCGCAGTTCTTTTTCAGACAAATTTGATAAGGAGGTATCTTTATAAAAAACTTCCCCGTTTGTTGGTTTTTGAAGACCATTTATACAACGGATAAAGGTTGATTTACCTGAACCACTTTTACCAAGTATACAAACAAACTCCCGATTTTCAAAGGATAAATTGATGTTAGAAAGAGCATCACTTTCGCTACCAGTGTAACGAACGGAAAGATTAGTAACAGATAACAATGGGATTCCCCCTCTAAATGACATTATTGCGTACTTTACTGCCTATTAGGTCCACCATAATGACAATAATCATAATGATTAAAACATCTAAGGAAACAGAAGAATATTGAAACGTCTTAAAATCGTTAAACAACCGCTGTCCAATCCCTCCGCCACCAATGAAACCTAAGATGAGAGATGTTCGAATTGCAACCTCAAATCGATAAAAGTATTGTGATAAAACATTTGGCCAAATTTGCGGCAGTATACTAAACAGGTATCCAAATCCACTTTTTGCACCAACTGCTTTCATGGCCTCCTGTGGTCCAGGATCTGCTGCTTCAATTAATTCACTTATTAATTTTCCTAAAACCCCAATATTGTGAAACATAATTGCCAATACAGCAGGGAAGGGACCAAGGCCTAGGGCTGTTAATAAAATTAAACCGAAAACAATCTCCGGAATAGAGCGAACAAAGCTAAGGGTACTTCGAGAAAAATGATAAACAAATTTTGAAGGAGTCGTATTCCTGGCTGCGGTAAAGCTGATTGGTAAAGCAATAACCAATCCTAGGAAGCTCCCGAGAAATGCCATTGCTAATGTTTCAGCACTGTCTCTTATCATATATGGAAGTTTTGAAAAATCCATTGGAAACCAATGTGATAAAAAGTCAATCATATTACGAAAGTCCCTGAATTTTGATAAATCAAATTCAGTAAAAACGGCACTTATATAAATGAGAATACCAAGTATGAGGGCAGTGCCTATACTCTTTGGTTTAAACCACATGAAAAATCAGCTCTATTCTTCAATAATTCCTTGTTTAATTGCTGCTTGTTTAATACTTTCATAATCTTCATTTGTTGCAGTTGTAAAACCAGTTGCCCCAAAAGCATCAAGGATTTCTGGGTCAGTAATACTTAAAAATGTGTCTTGTAATGCTTTAATCGTTTCAGTATCTAGATCTTTATGAACAGCCCATGGATATTGGAAAAGCTCCTTCGATGTCCAGATAACCTTAAGTTGATCGCCATCTAATTTTCCTGACTCTACAAGTTGGTTATAAATAGCACTGTCAATTGCCCCAGCAGACACTTGTTGATTCTGAACGGCTAACCCAGTCGCGTCATGAGATCCAGTAAAACGCACTGACTTAAATTCATGTTCATCTTCAGATTGATATACACCCCGATCTTGTAATTCAATACTTGGAATTAACGATCCAGAAGTCGAGTTAATATCACCAAAAGCAAAATCGATTTCTCCACGTGCTTCTAAGAGGTCCTCAAGAGTGTTCCATGGGCTATCTTTATGTGTAATAACATAGGAATGATAATAAGGCTTACCATCAATAACTTGCGTGATGATTGCTTGAGCGCCGCTTTTTTGATGGGCAATTACATAAGTTAATGGGCCAAAGTAGGCCATATCTATTTTATTGTAGTTCATTGCTTCAACTACACCATTATAATCAGGGTAAACTTCAACTTTCACGTCTTTTCCTATACCTTCAGAAATTGTTGTTTGTAACTTTTCCATTGCAGATTCCATTGAACCCTCGGTTTGAGCAGGAATAACTCCAATTGTAAATGGTTCACTTTCATCAGCCGCTCCACAGGCAGAGAGGATAAAGACTAAACAGACAACCATATAAATTTGTAAACATTTTTTCATTTTTCTACACCTCATTATTTTAATTAAAAAGGACCCCTATGGAGTCCTTAATATAGCCATTGGAATGCCATAAGCACCTAAGCACTACGTTTTGAATTACACTACAGTAATTCTACAAGCTTTATCGCTTGTTACTTCACCAATAATCGCAGCTGGAACATTTCTGTCTAGTAATGCTTGATACAAAGATTCAGCGTCAGACTCTGGTACTGAAATTAATAATCCACCAGATGTAACTGCATCACACAATATGAACTGTGTTACTTCATCAATATTTTCACTATAATCAATACAATCTGCTAGCCATTTATGATTCTTTTTACTACCACCTGGTATGATATCTTGCTCAGCAAGCTCTCGAGTTCTACTTAGTACTGGCACTTTATCACTATAGATTGTAATTCCAGTTTGACTTCCTTCAGCAATTTCCCGAGCATGGCCAAGTAAACCAAAACCGGTTACATCTGTACAAGCATTCACAGGGAAATTCTCCATAGCTTCAGCTGCGTCCTTGTTTAGTGCAGCCATTATCTGCATCACTTCGTTTAACTCTGCTTCACCAAGTAAATCTCTCTTAATAGCTGTGGTTAATATTCCAACACCAATTGGTTTTGTGAGTATTAATTTATCTCCAGGCTGGGCAGCTGCATTAGCACGAACACGCTCTGGGTGAACTGTACCTGTCACGGATAAACCGAATTTTGGCTCGTTATCATCAATAGAGTGGCCACCAACGAGAACGGCCCCAGATTCTTTCACTTTATCAGAAGCACCTGCTAATATATCTGCTAATATGCTTTTATCAAGCTTACTAATAGGGAAGCCGACGATGTTCATAACAGTTAGTGGTTTTCCACCCATCGCATACACATCACTCAATGCATTGGCGGCCGCAATTTGACCAAACATATATGGGTCATCGACAATAGGGGTAAAGAAATCTAATGTTTGAACCAGCGCTATCTCATCATTAATTTTATAAACACCTGCATCATCGGAAGTATCTAATCCAACAAGCAGATTTGGGTCTGGAACAGATTTAGGTAAGTGACGCAAAACTTGCGCCAGGTCCTCAGGACCAATTTTGCATCCTCAGCCACCTTTTGAAGATAAAGAGGTAAGCTTAATTATTTCTTCTTTTGACATGGTTTTCACTCCTTGCTTAATTAGATTGAATATCTTGATAGATATCAAACAAATGTTTTGCTTCTTTTTGACTATTGTGATGTTGGTCTACAAAGTCTTTAGCTTTTTTCCCTAACATTTGTCTTAATTCGTTATTATTCATGATTTGTTCTGTATAATCAAGAAATTCGTCTGATGTGTTATAAACTAACCCCGTTTCTTGATGAGTAACGATGCTTCGATTGCCTTGATTATCAGAGACAATCACGGGTAGCTCGTGAGCCATTGCTTCTAAAATAGAAGAGGGTTGACCTTCAGATATAGATGTATTGAGTATACAATCTGCTTGCTGGTATATCGCACCCATTTGTTTATGCGGTACTTGCCCGAGATAGGTAATCCAACTACTATTTGTATGTACAAATTCTTCTACAATTTTACCTTCATCTTCCTCAAGGACAGGACCTACTAACCATAAACGAACATTCTGGTGTTTTTCTTTTAAACGTGCCAAAGACTCAATAGCAAAAGGAACATTTTTCACTTTACGAATTCCAGCAGGGAGGACAAATAGAAATGTATGTTCTTCCTTTTTATAATCAAGGTCAGCCAGCGGAAATCTGTCTATGCCTTGTGGAATAATGTGAGTCTTCTCTGAAATGCCAGGTATTTCATTTAACAGGATGTGTTTAGCTTCCTCATTAAATACGTGTATCGCTTTAGCATTCTGTAGGCAAGAAACGACAATTGATCTTGTTTTTTCATCAAATAAATTATGATTTAGATCTGTCCCAGTAAGAGTAATGACATAGCTTTTAGGCTTCTTTTCGAGTCTTTCCGTAAAGCGATAAAATCGATAGGCATGAAAACCATGATAAACATCGGCTTCTGGTAGGAAAGTAGCTGCTACATTATCCTCTGTCATAGAAATAATCTCTGTTTGCACTTTCAAGTTTTGTAACTCATTTGCTATCCGCCTGACAGTCACTGTGTTTCCACGAGGTTGATGAAAATTAGGTGTAACTAAGACTACTTTCAAGAATAATTCATCCTTTAATTCATTGAATACGAACCACTATTTTACGTATTCAAATAGAGTTTAACGTTAGTGTTTGTTGTTTTCTTTTGGCTATTCCATAAATGATAAACTAGGTGATGTTCAGCAGTTGGGGGCATTCTAACATTTTTCCGATAACTTTACTTAGTTTAAAATTTTTGTTTTCTTTTGGCAAGAAAAAGGCCTTGGTTCATAGACAAAAAAAAGTGTAGAATAA from Cytobacillus luteolus includes the following:
- the selD gene encoding selenide, water dikinase SelD — translated: MSKEEIIKLTSLSSKGGUGCKIGPEDLAQVLRHLPKSVPDPNLLVGLDTSDDAGVYKINDEIALVQTLDFFTPIVDDPYMFGQIAAANALSDVYAMGGKPLTVMNIVGFPISKLDKSILADILAGASDKVKESGAVLVGGHSIDDNEPKFGLSVTGTVHPERVRANAAAQPGDKLILTKPIGVGILTTAIKRDLLGEAELNEVMQIMAALNKDAAEAMENFPVNACTDVTGFGLLGHAREIAEGSQTGITIYSDKVPVLSRTRELAEQDIIPGGSKKNHKWLADCIDYSENIDEVTQFILCDAVTSGGLLISVPESDAESLYQALLDRNVPAAIIGEVTSDKACRITVV
- the phnD gene encoding phosphate/phosphite/phosphonate ABC transporter substrate-binding protein, with protein sequence MKKCLQIYMVVCLVFILSACGAADESEPFTIGVIPAQTEGSMESAMEKLQTTISEGIGKDVKVEVYPDYNGVVEAMNYNKIDMAYFGPLTYVIAHQKSGAQAIITQVIDGKPYYHSYVITHKDSPWNTLEDLLEARGEIDFAFGDINSTSGSLIPSIELQDRGVYQSEDEHEFKSVRFTGSHDATGLAVQNQQVSAGAIDSAIYNQLVESGKLDGDQLKVIWTSKELFQYPWAVHKDLDTETIKALQDTFLSITDPEILDAFGATGFTTATNEDYESIKQAAIKQGIIEE
- a CDS encoding guanylate kinase; the encoded protein is MYKLKDKEMIFIYTGPDGSGRKTLAKMVATTFDMETIPSFTTRPPRPFETHGKDYHFVGEETFLQMKQQDEFLESVQIDGYYYGIRELDIQKIFNKHKIVYLTLNTEGAQLLKNMYGDQVVRIFVYADRDTVMQRQKERGDDELAIQRHMNHYDDTMAYKAQCEHSLQNYDLPQVSFQISEIIESYLERNLIVTDY
- a CDS encoding DUF3231 family protein; the encoded protein is MSSNIKLSSAEISNLWSTYVNDSLTVCLMTHFKETVENQDINPLIDQTIQVARDHMNTVKSLFNLESIVLPAGFPVEKHVIPNAPKLFSDLFYLEYMRHICKVGIGSHGTAITLSAREDVRAIYSDFLNDAVNLNNNIMSFMQKIGVFIRTPNMHYPEEVKFAHDQSYLRGYFGHRRPLLALEVTHLTTTSIHNVLGQSTCLGFAQVIGEEELRQYFIRGKRISEDIVGHVHDILLDSEVPAPMTWDADLTNSTTAPFSDQLMLFIIGTLSNVGISLYGAAMSTSMRHDVGALYANFIRKAALYGEDGLNLQIERGWLEQPPQFIDHEKLAREK
- a CDS encoding M20 peptidase aminoacylase family protein — its product is MINSIQEWVKTNEQQIKSTYNHLHTNAEISWKEVNTTKYLCQQLQELNLKVETFEDHPGVIGYWGSASEGPTVGIRADMDALWQLVDGEWKANHSCGHDAHMTMVLHSIKCLKEIGFEPKGLIKIIFQPAEETGKGAQALIEKGIIADLDYLLGIHLRPVQEMEFGVASPAIYHGATTLLKGEVKGIQAHGARPHLGINVIDSLGSILQSINSVKLNPTVSASAKVTMVKAGGDNLNIIPDFAEFGIDVRAERNELMSELLEKIQHAVTTAGSINHAKVTIETQATMVAAEPSPAFENMIGEAIVEALGENGLVASPVTPGGEDFHFYKATYPNLQATVVGLSTGLSPGLHHPEMSFDLDALLNGVKILSVALVKSLKQNLE
- a CDS encoding gamma-glutamylcyclotransferase family protein translates to METKHLVFVYGTLRKDERNHFILNGAKCIGNRAWTKGYLYDTHLGYPVLQENEEGTVYGEIYEVSAAQLEKLNDLEGYYGEGENNYYERKIQVIHTDTQEYEALLYYKPNAKSSMFKELIDSGDWITFLANKRK
- a CDS encoding polysaccharide deacetylase family protein, whose product is MTIGSPNEKSVILTFDDGPSRILSQILDVLKDENVPAMFFWQSRLLHHERPWLRVIKEGHLIGTHSINHKDLVKLPFEKQLKDIKTSVNVIEDMTGEKIYYFRPPFGRYNEDTLKAAQQLGLTTVMWRIASIDWELKDKPQQIICNVVDHLEEGAIILLHELKQTLHILPELIHAIRKKGYSFTTLPHRGSGPR
- a CDS encoding MBL fold metallo-hydrolase, producing the protein MFYILSFILIFLLTLILFLKLHPVFGGTLSDEEKEMYRTFPNYVNGKFVNTFDLNMKMSPATIVTLMRDGLVGKEERRPKTPLPVSFNNKTISSEDNLTWFGHSTFLLNIDKKHILVDPMFGQTASPVSFAGSKRYSKEVLAIIDKLPPIDAVLITHDHYDHLDYPSILKLKEKVSEFFVPYGVGAHLVRWGIQRDKIREFNWWEEILWSEFTFSFVPSQHFSGRGITNRDSTLWGGWVILGKTSRIYVSGDGGYGPHFKQIGKKYGPFDHTIVEGGQYDPRWSAVHMQPEESVQAHLDVAGRNMILSHWGAFTLAYHSWKEPIERALVEAEAKGVTLITPKLGETVHLQSNMAKSTLPWWREKD
- the phnE gene encoding phosphonate ABC transporter, permease protein PhnE, which gives rise to MWFKPKSIGTALILGILIYISAVFTEFDLSKFRDFRNMIDFLSHWFPMDFSKLPYMIRDSAETLAMAFLGSFLGLVIALPISFTAARNTTPSKFVYHFSRSTLSFVRSIPEIVFGLILLTALGLGPFPAVLAIMFHNIGVLGKLISELIEAADPGPQEAMKAVGAKSGFGYLFSILPQIWPNVLSQYFYRFEVAIRTSLILGFIGGGGIGQRLFNDFKTFQYSSVSLDVLIIMIIVIMVDLIGSKVRNNVI
- the phnC gene encoding phosphonate ABC transporter ATP-binding protein, yielding MLSVTNLSVRYTGSESDALSNINLSFENREFVCILGKSGSGKSTFIRCINGLQKPTNGEVFYKDTSLSNLSEKELRIVRREMGMIFQHFNLIPRLTVMQNVLTGTFGYRSTFKNLLGWFSQEEIDRAKQAIEDVELNSQMNRRVEQLSGGQKQRVGIARALLQNPNVFLGDEPVSSLDPGTSTRIFTLLQEIHERHNLLTIINVHDVELAKRFATRLIALKEGEVVFDGSPNEFSDKEFNLIYHSSSEEVKELVYS
- a CDS encoding glycosyltransferase — its product is MKVVLVTPNFHQPRGNTVTVRRIANELQNLKVQTEIISMTEDNVAATFLPEADVYHGFHAYRFYRFTERLEKKPKSYVITLTGTDLNHNLFDEKTRSIVVSCLQNAKAIHVFNEEAKHILLNEIPGISEKTHIIPQGIDRFPLADLDYKKEEHTFLFVLPAGIRKVKNVPFAIESLARLKEKHQNVRLWLVGPVLEEDEGKIVEEFVHTNSSWITYLGQVPHKQMGAIYQQADCILNTSISEGQPSSILEAMAHELPVIVSDNQGNRSIVTHQETGLVYNTSDEFLDYTEQIMNNNELRQMLGKKAKDFVDQHHNSQKEAKHLFDIYQDIQSN
- a CDS encoding DUF438 domain-containing protein, encoding MSEIINNREQQTIKGSIVEVEREKHPEDQPGHPVHTFILENQAITKLVETKVTVHLEEFIKSDSPESINKLLEDCNLLLDIDKHYSRKENLLFPYLEKYGIYGPTNNMWRIDDFIRDGIKDAKRLLANYNGESQAVIDVMTFVINEVLNMVYREENILFPMALMNLTEDEWIKIAHESDEIGLCLIDSIEEWYPDRKAINENTLSEGFIKMETGILSLKQLELMLNHLPVDITFIDQDDVVRYFSHGKERIFARTKAVIGRTVQNCHPPRSVHVVEDLLRDFKSGIKDTEDFWIKFRDKYVYIRYFAVRDESGKYIGTLEFTQNIDPLKAIEGEKRILT